One Nitrospirota bacterium DNA segment encodes these proteins:
- a CDS encoding VCBS repeat-containing protein, whose product MSVVSCQLIKIGRLFTVHCSLFTIFLLFTVHCSLFTAYADDNSLSLMRDDVLSYFSPLKGKVVSVNNGMAVINIGEKENVKKGMRFIIFREGSVFLHPVTKEPIGTLEAVIGKAEVKEVGYDASTAVILKGDVKVSDKVRISETGVRMLFYQGKNVDWSLGDSYYRLIKETGRFEIVDTAIETDNDSEVIAEAKRLNADVVLILSAKESAGDTMLKQRLLWADNSLKFAEDEVRVAVAFMKELRFGEEFFGPQKGDVRTFVDLPFGVRLITAGDIDGDGKAELLMSTGSDIRLYSPGAAGDLSSLYEIKGSPKDDHIWLDVLDINRDGKDEVILTLTKDNMVVSRIYEFKNGKFFVLWEGDVFLRRIGNELIAQEYEPGEGYKGAVFKVAWDNGYKKGANVSIPRGVNIYDFTFINEPDGKRLVLAYDDAGHLNLYDEGIRIWRSRGDYGGFQTTFKRAAPTIMVERGVWAVKDRLFMQNREILVIKRIPLVGMAKGLGYSKSEIRSLWWTGVSMEERTIIDDIPGKALDYTITDNRIIVLDMPMLGIKFNNILKGENPIGTVLYIYPLKGR is encoded by the coding sequence TTGTCAGTTGTTAGTTGTCAGTTAATAAAAATCGGAAGACTGTTCACTGTTCACTGTTCACTGTTCACTATTTTCTTACTGTTCACTGTTCACTGTTCACTGTTCACTGCTTATGCTGATGATAATTCCCTCAGTCTGATGCGTGATGATGTCCTTTCATATTTCAGTCCTCTGAAAGGCAAGGTTGTATCTGTGAATAACGGCATGGCCGTGATTAATATAGGCGAAAAAGAAAATGTAAAGAAGGGGATGAGATTTATTATATTCAGGGAAGGGTCGGTGTTTTTACATCCTGTCACAAAGGAGCCGATAGGAACGCTGGAGGCAGTCATCGGAAAAGCTGAGGTTAAGGAAGTCGGCTATGACGCCTCAACGGCAGTTATCCTTAAAGGCGATGTCAAAGTGTCTGATAAAGTAAGGATTTCAGAAACAGGAGTTAGAATGCTTTTTTATCAGGGCAAAAATGTTGACTGGAGTCTCGGCGACTCGTATTACCGTCTCATAAAGGAGACCGGCAGGTTTGAGATTGTTGACACGGCAATTGAGACGGATAATGATTCAGAGGTAATCGCCGAGGCAAAGAGGCTTAATGCGGATGTCGTTCTGATTCTGTCTGCAAAAGAGTCTGCCGGCGATACAATGCTCAAACAGAGGCTGTTGTGGGCGGATAATTCTTTAAAATTTGCCGAAGATGAGGTAAGAGTCGCTGTTGCATTTATGAAAGAATTAAGGTTTGGCGAAGAATTTTTCGGGCCTCAGAAAGGCGATGTGAGAACCTTTGTGGACCTGCCTTTTGGAGTCAGGCTGATTACAGCCGGAGATATTGATGGTGATGGGAAGGCTGAGCTTTTGATGAGCACAGGCAGTGATATACGTCTGTACTCACCGGGCGCTGCCGGAGACCTCAGCAGCCTTTACGAGATTAAAGGCTCTCCTAAGGATGACCATATCTGGCTGGATGTTTTGGATATCAACAGGGATGGCAAGGATGAGGTTATCCTGACCCTGACGAAAGACAATATGGTGGTTTCGCGCATCTATGAGTTTAAGAATGGTAAATTTTTCGTACTGTGGGAAGGCGATGTTTTCTTAAGGCGCATAGGCAATGAACTTATTGCTCAGGAATATGAGCCGGGGGAAGGGTATAAAGGCGCTGTATTTAAAGTTGCATGGGATAATGGATATAAAAAAGGAGCCAATGTAAGCATTCCCAGAGGCGTGAACATTTACGATTTTACTTTTATAAATGAGCCTGACGGCAAAAGGTTAGTGCTTGCATATGATGATGCAGGGCATTTGAATCTTTATGATGAGGGCATAAGGATATGGAGAAGCAGAGGTGATTATGGAGGCTTTCAGACAACATTTAAGCGTGCAGCGCCGACTATAATGGTGGAAAGAGGTGTATGGGCGGTAAAAGACAGGCTTTTTATGCAGAACAGGGAAATACTTGTTATAAAGAGAATTCCCCTTGTCGGAATGGCTAAGGGCTTGGGGTACAGTAAATCAGAGATCAGAAGTTTATGGTGGACCGGAGTTTCCATGGAGGAAAGGACTATCATAGATGATATTCCCGGAAAAGCGCTTGATTATACAATCACGGACAATAGAATCATTGTGCTTGATATGCCTATGCTGGGAATAAAATTCAATAATATTCTCAAAGGGG